TCCACACCGGCAGACCACCGTGGAGTTTCTCGCCCATCATGAGGTCGTAGGTCTTCAGGGGCTCGTTCAGATCGACCAGGCCGTATAATGCCGACACGATGAACAGATGAAGAGATGGATGATCCCCGCGGGCGATGGCGCGGAGTACATCATGCGTCTTCCGATAAAAGTGTCCGTCATAGAGTCCGACGGCCTGGACCGGGGTCCCCGCCTCGTTGAGAATGCCGTCGAGATTTTCCTTTCTCCCCGCGATCTCTGCCGTCTCCCTGATCCGGGACACCAGGCCGGACCGTGAAGATCCCAGGTCAAAAGGGGGTCTGTGGCCCGGCCCTCTCGACGGAGTTACTCTCTTGACCTTGCAGCAGGGGATGAGGATGAGTGCGTCGTCCATGTTCTCTATGTTGGGAGGGAGGACAATCATTTTTTCCCCTGCTGGCCCGTGAAATGCGGCGAACAGTGGGGTACGGGGAACATATTCACGCACCAGAAGCACACCTCATCCCCCACCATGACCGAGAGCACATATCTCAGTTCCTCGTGGTGCGGCCTCCGGTGGTCGGCGTGGGTCCCCTTCGACGAGTTCTCCGATCGAAAGGCCGCCCTCCCGCCCGGACCCGGCGTGTACCGCGTCAGGCCGGTCGACGGCGATTACCTCATGTACATCGGCCAAACCGGCCGGACACTCGGGCAGCGCCTCTCCGAACTCTCGAAATACCGGAAGACACCCGAATTGATGCCGTACAACGACCCGCACACCGCGGCCCCCTCCCTGTGGGCCTGGCGGGATGCGACCGGGATGGACTTTGAGTGTGCGGGCGCCCCGCTCCCCGCGACGGAGGACGCCCGCACCCGCGAGACGGTGGAGAGTTATCTCCTCTGGCAGTACCGCTGTGAACACGGGTCTTCAACGCTCTGCAACTTCGGGCGGTTCCACCCGAACTACCTGAAGTCGAAGGACCTGTCGAGTCGGAAGAGGGGCGGGCGTCTGCCCGAGGGCCGCACCAACCCTGCCGGGGGGCAGAGCCTGCCACCCCTCCATTCTGCCGGTTTGCCGTGCTCGGCCGACTGGATGGGACTGCACTGGACCGAGCCCCGTACCTTACACGGGGGGTCGCCCGACGCTCCGCACGGGCCGGGGGCCTGTACCGGATCATGAGCATGGGGGCTGACGATGTGGTCTATATCGGGCAGTCGGCGAACCTGAAAGCACGGCTGTCCACCCATGCACAGAAGGACTGGGGCGGGATCGAGGCGGCGTATTCGTATGTTGTCTGCCCTGCGGCTATCCTCCCTCACCAGTTGAAGGAGTGGGAGAACGACCTCATCGCCGGGTACTATTGGGAGATGAAGCGGGCGCCGGTGTACCAGTTCGCCAACCGGTGAGGGGGATGGCTCACCACTGCGGCGACGGTTTCCCTCCCCCCACCATCCCCCGACAAAACCCGATCGTCTCCCCGACCTTATTTTTATGGTGGACCTCGGGGTTGATGATGACCGGGTGGTCGAACGTCCCGATCTTTGCACAGATCCTCTCCCACGGGATCGGGTCGCCGACCGACGGGGTGCCGTGCTTCCGGTGGATATGGAAGCCCCGGAGGAAGGCCGGCGGGACCAGGTCGAAGGAGGCGAAGCACCTCTCCTTCGTCACCGTGTGCAGCTGCTGGACGTCGAGCACGCAGCCGAAGGACGCAAGGAGGTCGTCGCCCCTCGCGGCCACGTCGTCGGCAAGTTTTCGGATCTCCCTCCCCTCCTGGATGCACTGCCCTGTCCTGTTCTCCAGCATGACCGCGGGCCGCATGCCGAACGCCCCCTCATAGGCGTCGAGGAGGGAGACGACAGAGCCGATGATGTCCTGGGTGGTGTTCCTGCGGTCGCCGGGGTGGACCTCGATCAGGTCTGCCGGTCTGCCGAGGACGTCAGAGACATCGAGGACCATCTGGACGAACCTCTCCCGCCACCCGGCATCATACCACTTGAGAGGGGCCTGGGCCGAGATCCCGTAGCCGTCGGTGCGCCTGAGGGAGGGCTCGGTGTGGAGGATGGAGTGCGCCTCGTCCCGGAACACCGAATCGCCGTCATACAATTTCTCGATCGCGGCCCTGTCAGGGACGGCGCAGAGGTCGAGGCCGGTGGCCCGCACCTCGGTCCTGTTCTTGATGAAGTCGGCCGGGACCTCGATGTACGCACAGCCATGCTCCCGCGCCAGCCTCCACCTCTCGTCGAAGCCGCCCCTCTGCTTCAGGCTCGCCACATTGGGGTAGACATAGGAGACGGTCGTCATCAAAGGTATGAAAAAGGGTCCGAAGACCTAATATTTTGCTGAATTGTTCCGCAGAGGATTAGATATTGCAAAAAGAGTCTGCCGACTATTTATGTGAGCCACAAATAATTCAGTAAAAGTGCTTCTTTTTCGGAAGAGTTAACTCTCGCCGTTGCGATCGAGAGATATGACACTCTTCGTCGATACCGAAAAAGGAAAGCAGGTGGCCCCCCTCCTCTACAACGCGTTCAGGACGACAGGCATTCTCGGCCGGGTGGATATGCCGGAGGACAGGCCGCCGGCCGGCGTCGAGACGGGATCGCGTGACCACCTCCTCTTCCTCACCCTCGCCGTCTCCCTCGACTACCAGAGGGACGCGTACGCACTCTGGGAGAGCGCCCGGCGCACCTACGAGGACCCGGCGACGCGGTACCTCTTCGACCCGGAGGCAGTGCACGAGGCATCCTACGCACAGGTCTTCGCGGACCTGAAGAAGCACGGGCTCTCGAAGAAGCACAATGACGACACCTTCATCTGGCGCACGGTGGGCATCTCGCTCTCCAAGAAATGGGGCGGGGACCCGCAGAACTTCCTGGCCGACTGCGGCTATGACGGCCCGACGGTCCTCAGGCGGCTGAGAGATGACCGGCACCTCGCCGACGGCCGCATGACCCCGGACTTCCCCTTCCTGCGGGGGAAGAAGATCGGGCCCCTCTGGCTGCGGATGCTCAGGGACAACGCGGGGCTCGCCGCCCTCACGAACCTGGAGAGCGTCCCCATCCCGGTCGACATCCACGTCGCCCGCGCCTCCCTCTGCCTCGGCATCGTCCGCGGCACGTACGAGGGGAGGCTGGAGGATATCTTCGAGGCGATCAGGCAGGCGTGGGCGGAGAGCGTGAAGGGGCACGCGGCCGGCGGGCGGCCGATGATCGCCCTCGACGTGGACGAGCCCCTCTGGAACCTCTCCCGGTCAGGCTGCGGCAGAAGGGATAGGAGGACCGGCCTCTGCCCGCTCAGGGAAGCGTGCGAGATGGGCGCATACTGCGTGAAGGGACGGGTGGAGATCGAGGGGCAGAGGGCGGTGGTGGAGACGGAGAGATCGACCCCGCGATAGACGGTGGGTACAGAAAACCCCTGGCGATTCAGGGGTGATGAAATGCCAGGGTGTAATCACTTCCTTATGAGAGGCGGGGGATCGGCAGAAGAAAAGGGAGGTCGCAACCCTGCACTCCCTGGTGTGTCTGATCAAATCATCTCAATATTGGCGGAAGTATTAGCGAAGATTGGCGGATCGACTACAATAGTTCTGCCTGGAATCCAACATCGGCAGGCTATGGTGTGATATTTTAACACCTGTACGGGAGAACGATTGGAGACGGGGATGCCATTGAGACCCGGGGACTGGACGACACTCCTCCTTGACCGCTTCACCATGTACCTGGCAGAGCCCCTGACCGTTGACGTCGCCAGGGGAGCAACCGAACAGGTAACCGAACAGGTACGACGGTTTCTCCTCTGCCTGGAGGCAGGACCGCGGGGACGGCGAGAAGCCATGTACTGCCCTGGCCTGAGTCACCGCCCCACATTCCTGTACGATTATCTGCAGCCTGCGATGCCGGCAGGACCCGGCCAGACACGGAAATACCGGATGACGCCGAAGGGCAGGGCGGTGGTGGCCACAGGAAAGTGAGGAGGGCATCAGGTGATCGAACCGGGAAACGTCCCCGGGCGATCATCCCCGATAGGGCAACCCCCTCCGTCCCGAAAAACGTTCAATCCCGCCTCCTTTTCGGCTGTATCCCTTATCTCCCAGGGACGCAGGGCGGGCATCCGAACAGGCCGAACCCGTCTCTCCGATCTCAAAAATGAACAATATTCATTGCTTATATCGCCCTCCTGCGCCTGTCGGTCCCGCGGAGGAGGGAACACCCTGCCCCCTCACCGCCCTCCGGCCTGGGGTCAGGGGGAGGGGCGGGATTTTGGGGGGATTGCGCGACGAAAATGAGAACCATTTAGTCATATCTTCAATTCTAACGCCGGAAAGTCACCCTCCTCATCAGGTCGGTCAGCCTCGCCCACCCCCTCGCGACGGCGGAGGGGTGGGAGGCATTCAGGGACGACCTCGCCGCCGCCGTGCGGGCAGTCTGCCCCCGCCCCTGACAATTATATATGCGGACGGCCCATACGGGCACATCCACGCCCCCCGGAGAGGAGGAGAGATGAGAGACACCCTGGGCCGCGGCATCGCCTTTATGCGGGAGGTCCTCGCCGCCCCGCAGAAGACGGAGTTTCGGTACCGCGACCTCCGCTTCTTCCTCAGGTACGCAAAGCCCATCCGGAGACTCGGGGCCGCAAGCCTCCTCGGCACCCTCGTCCTCGTCGGCCTGCGGGCGGTCATCCCCCTCTCCGGCAAGGTCTTCCTGGACTACCTGGTGCCGGGCGCCGGCGCCCCTCCACCCGCGTTCCCGGTCCCCCTCTCCCTCCCGACCCTCCTCCTGGCGATGCTCGTCCTCGGCGCCGCCGTCGGGGTGCTCGGCCTCGTCCAGACCTATCTCCTGGTGCGGTTCAGGGAGGAGTACACCTTCGGCCTCCAGGCCGACCTCTTCGACCACGTCCTCCGCTTCCCCCTCTCCTACTTCAAATCCGGCCAGACCGGATACCTGATGTCCCGCATCTCCGGCGACGTCGGGGTCATGCAGTACCTCTTCTCCCAGTTCCTCCCCCAGATCATCTCGAACGTCTTCTACGTCGCCTTCTCCGTGGTCATCCTCTACGCCCTCAGCGCCAGGCTGACCGTCCTCCTCATCGTCTTCACGCCCCTCTTCCTCATCGCAAACCTCCTCTTCCTGGGTCGGATCCGCACCGTCACCTACCAGGAGAGGGAGAGGGAGGCCCATGTCTCGCGGGACCTGCAGGAGGTGCTCGCGGGCATCGAGACGGTGAAGGCCCATGCCGCCGAGGAGAGGGAGGTCGGGCGGGTGGTGGCGACCCTGCGGGGCGTGGTCAGGATGCGGGTCAGGAACGCGATGCTCGCCTCCCTCTCCGGCCAGTCCCTCCTCGGCACCGAGTTCCTCCTCCTCCTCGCCGTCGTCTGGGTCGGCGGGCAGGAGGTCATCGAAGGGGCGATGACGATCGGCGGCTTTGTGGCGTATATCGCGTATATCGTGACCTTCTCGGCGGCCGCACGGACGTTCTTCTCCCTCCCGGTCGTCCTCCAGCCCGTCGTCACCTCGGCAGAAAGGCTCCGCGAGATCTTCGGGACCGAGGAGGAGGCGGGCGGACTCGTGCCCGACGCCGTCGAGGGGAGGATCGCCTTCGAGGGCGTCTCCTTCTCGTACCCCGACGGCACGGAGGTGTTGCGTGACGTCAGCTTCACCGTCGGGCCGGGCGAGGTCGTCGCTCTCGTGGGGCGGACCGGCGCCGGGAAGACGACCCTGATCAACCTGGTCCTGGCGTATTATGCCCCGACGGCCGGCACGGTCACCCTGGACAGCCGCGACCTCGCAGACCTCGACCCCCGCTGGGTGCGGGGCCAGGTCTCCGTCGTCTCGCAGGACCTCTTCCTCTTCCACACCTCTGTCGAGGAGAATATCAGGTACGGGAGGCCCGAGGCCGGGAGAGAGGACATCGTTGCGGCCGCACGGAAGGCGCAGGTCCACGACGAGGTCCTGGGACTCCCGCAGGGCTACGAGACTGTCGTCGGGGAGAGGGGGATGCAGCTCTCGACCGGGCAGAGGCAGAGGATCGCGGTGGCGCGGGCGTTCCTCCGGGACAGCACGATCCTGGTCCTGGACGAACCGACCTCTGCCCTCGACGCCCTGACCGAGGAGAGACTGCAGGCGTCCCTTGCCGACCTGGCGGAGGGCAGGACGGTGGTGCTGATCACGCACCGGACATCCCTGCTCGCCCTCGCCGACCGGGTGTACGCGATCGAGGACGGCCGCCTGGTGGAGAGGGCCGCGGCCGGCGAGGCGGCGTGAGAAAGAATTTGCTGTTCCGTTTTTCCCTTTAACAGGAGTTGACGGTAAAAAAATCGTCTCGGGGTCTTCCCTCACCCCTGCATCACGAAGAAGGTATACCCGTACTCCGTGCCGTGCGCCCGGTACACCGCGATCTCCCTTTTGAGATTTCCGACCAGTTCGTCCGCATCCGGGTTGCCGGCGTACTCGGCAGAGAACTCTTCGAGCCTCGCCTCCAGGGGGCGGTAGTACTCCTCCAGCCAGGCCTCTTCAGGGAGGCGGAAGGAGCCGAGGAGGTCGAGACCAGAGGAGGCGATGATCCTCGCCACCCCCTCCTCGGTCTTTATCGAGGGGTCGACATCTTCCCAGAAGGCCTTCGTCTCGGCCGACGGCGCGGCGGTGAACCAGACCGCATCGGAGACGGCCATATATCCGCCGTCCTTCAGGAACTCTTTCCAGTACGGGAGCCCCTTCTCAAAGCCCATGATGAAGATCGAGCCCTCGGCCCAGATGAGGTCGAAGGAATTTTTTTCGAAGGGCAGGTCGTCCATCGAGGCCCGGACCGTCCTGATGCGGTCGGCGACCCCTGCCTCTTTCGCCCTCTCCTCCAGGGTGGCGAGGACAGGCGGGTGGATGTCGACCGCCGTGATCCTCGCCCCCGGGCAGAGTCGCGCCAGGGCGAGGGTCTGCGTCCCGGCCCCGCACCCGATATCCAGGACC
This window of the Methanofollis ethanolicus genome carries:
- a CDS encoding ABC transporter ATP-binding protein — protein: MRDTLGRGIAFMREVLAAPQKTEFRYRDLRFFLRYAKPIRRLGAASLLGTLVLVGLRAVIPLSGKVFLDYLVPGAGAPPPAFPVPLSLPTLLLAMLVLGAAVGVLGLVQTYLLVRFREEYTFGLQADLFDHVLRFPLSYFKSGQTGYLMSRISGDVGVMQYLFSQFLPQIISNVFYVAFSVVILYALSARLTVLLIVFTPLFLIANLLFLGRIRTVTYQEREREAHVSRDLQEVLAGIETVKAHAAEEREVGRVVATLRGVVRMRVRNAMLASLSGQSLLGTEFLLLLAVVWVGGQEVIEGAMTIGGFVAYIAYIVTFSAAARTFFSLPVVLQPVVTSAERLREIFGTEEEAGGLVPDAVEGRIAFEGVSFSYPDGTEVLRDVSFTVGPGEVVALVGRTGAGKTTLINLVLAYYAPTAGTVTLDSRDLADLDPRWVRGQVSVVSQDLFLFHTSVEENIRYGRPEAGREDIVAAARKAQVHDEVLGLPQGYETVVGERGMQLSTGQRQRIAVARAFLRDSTILVLDEPTSALDALTEERLQASLADLAEGRTVVLITHRTSLLALADRVYAIEDGRLVERAAAGEAA
- a CDS encoding class I SAM-dependent methyltransferase; the encoded protein is MDISLICRLFETLPRQGPGNDESTARAFRMITDLPERPEVLDIGCGAGTQTLALARLCPGARITAVDIHPPVLATLEERAKEAGVADRIRTVRASMDDLPFEKNSFDLIWAEGSIFIMGFEKGLPYWKEFLKDGGYMAVSDAVWFTAAPSAETKAFWEDVDPSIKTEEGVARIIASSGLDLLGSFRLPEEAWLEEYYRPLEARLEEFSAEYAGNPDADELVGNLKREIAVYRAHGTEYGYTFFVMQG
- a CDS encoding Fic family protein — protein: MPLRPGDWTTLLLDRFTMYLAEPLTVDVARGATEQVTEQVRRFLLCLEAGPRGRREAMYCPGLSHRPTFLYDYLQPAMPAGPGQTRKYRMTPKGRAVVATGK
- the yaaA gene encoding peroxide stress protein YaaA, which codes for MIVLPPNIENMDDALILIPCCKVKRVTPSRGPGHRPPFDLGSSRSGLVSRIRETAEIAGRKENLDGILNEAGTPVQAVGLYDGHFYRKTHDVLRAIARGDHPSLHLFIVSALYGLVDLNEPLKTYDLMMGEKLHGGLPVWRYWQENGLAEKLEEYVEGHAITHIWSLLPDSKPAYPYQQVFEAFWDHARDTDVRCVHVTSPGAGSGSGARRAAWLHDVVTRCPGHLCQDELPLDRTLTIAGYDYLYRRC
- a CDS encoding GIY-YIG nuclease family protein, with the protein product MSMGADDVVYIGQSANLKARLSTHAQKDWGGIEAAYSYVVCPAAILPHQLKEWENDLIAGYYWEMKRAPVYQFANR